One window from the genome of Bacillus weihaiensis encodes:
- a CDS encoding DUF3243 domain-containing protein translates to MDQHNEQNSAELNKVERAVNGMGEEKKDEILSNFESFKEFLGNKVAMGKKMGLTEEQLALAAQKVGDFLASHEHPRNREEKLLQELWRAGSEDERHMLSHMLVKLVKY, encoded by the coding sequence ATGGATCAACATAATGAGCAAAATTCAGCTGAATTAAACAAAGTGGAACGTGCTGTGAATGGAATGGGTGAGGAGAAGAAAGACGAAATTCTATCAAACTTTGAATCTTTCAAAGAGTTTCTAGGAAATAAAGTAGCGATGGGGAAAAAGATGGGATTGACAGAAGAGCAATTAGCATTAGCGGCACAAAAAGTTGGTGACTTCTTAGCGAGCCATGAACACCCAAGAAATCGTGAAGAGAAGCTATTGCAGGAATTGTGGCGAGCAGGCTCAGAAGATGAACGTCATATGCTGTCACATATGCTCGTAAAGCTAGTTAAATATTGA